In Capillimicrobium parvum, a genomic segment contains:
- a CDS encoding DUF4352 domain-containing protein — MLRLFAALAAFALLAFAGCGTTDDSSSGGSTGSGESGAKSESDGCGFKATDDCTPHVGADGKVRVDAIVWNLESARTTNTIGEQQYGLGAKADGVFVVVKLKATSKKDESATLSDNVIKLEVNGNTYDPDSDGSIAAIGAGDEPFFLETLNPDSTEKGTVVFDVPKKVLNDKPELRFGELGFGDTHAYIALPQI, encoded by the coding sequence ATGCTTCGCCTGTTCGCCGCACTTGCTGCTTTCGCCCTGCTGGCTTTCGCCGGCTGCGGAACCACCGACGACAGCTCCTCTGGAGGCTCAACCGGCAGTGGCGAGTCCGGCGCCAAGAGCGAGTCGGACGGCTGCGGATTCAAGGCCACAGATGACTGCACGCCGCACGTCGGAGCCGATGGCAAGGTTCGTGTCGACGCGATCGTGTGGAACCTCGAGTCAGCGCGCACAACCAACACGATCGGGGAGCAACAGTACGGGTTGGGCGCCAAGGCCGATGGCGTCTTCGTCGTCGTCAAACTCAAGGCGACGAGCAAGAAGGACGAATCCGCGACCCTCTCCGACAATGTCATCAAGCTCGAGGTCAACGGCAACACATACGACCCCGACAGCGACGGGAGCATCGCAGCGATCGGAGCTGGTGACGAGCCGTTCTTCCTCGAGACGCTCAATCCCGACTCGACCGAGAAGGGCACGGTGGTGTTCGATGTGCCGAAGAAGGTGCTCAACGACAAGCCCGAGTTGCGATTCGGCGAGCTCGGGTTCGGCGACACCCATGCGTACATCGCGCTCCCCCAGATCTAG
- a CDS encoding recombinase family protein, with protein MRVVGYVRVSTEEQADSRAGLDAQRAAIAAEAQRRGWTLVDVIEDAGYSAKDLRRPGIRVALEAMASGHADVLIVAKLDRLSRSLVDFAGLMATAQRQGWACLALDTPADPTTPMGEAMVSIMATFAQLERRLIGQRTRDGLAAKRAAGVRLGRRSELPVTVVSRIVRERAEGRSLRAIAEHLNADSVATGQGGKRWYASSVRAALSAAERNGASTPVQTV; from the coding sequence ATGCGAGTTGTAGGTTACGTGCGGGTCAGTACCGAAGAGCAGGCGGATAGCCGAGCTGGGCTGGACGCACAGCGAGCTGCGATCGCCGCTGAGGCGCAGCGTCGTGGTTGGACGCTAGTCGACGTCATCGAGGACGCTGGGTATTCCGCCAAGGATCTGCGTCGGCCCGGCATCCGTGTGGCGCTCGAGGCGATGGCCTCAGGTCACGCTGATGTCCTGATCGTCGCCAAGCTGGACCGCTTGTCACGCTCGCTGGTCGATTTCGCCGGACTGATGGCGACCGCTCAGCGTCAGGGGTGGGCTTGCCTCGCGCTCGACACACCGGCCGACCCGACAACCCCGATGGGCGAGGCGATGGTTTCGATCATGGCCACGTTCGCTCAGCTTGAGCGGCGTCTGATCGGCCAGCGCACACGAGACGGGTTGGCCGCGAAGCGCGCGGCCGGCGTGCGGCTCGGGCGTCGCTCAGAACTCCCGGTCACGGTCGTCTCGCGCATCGTCCGTGAGCGCGCAGAAGGCCGCAGCTTGCGCGCCATTGCTGAGCACCTCAACGCTGACAGCGTGGCGACCGGCCAGGGCGGAAAGCGCTGGTACGCCTCGAGCGTCCGGGCGGCGTTGAGTGCCGCCGAGCGCAATGGCGCCTCGACGCCCGTACAAACCGTCTGA